A single genomic interval of Oceanithermus profundus DSM 14977 harbors:
- a CDS encoding arsenate reductase ArsC produces the protein MRLLVLCTHNSARSQMMEGWLRRHLAEAGVAAEVWSAGTERTRVKPEAVRVMAEVGVDLTGHRSKALDELPDPWDFDLVLTVCDAAAEACPAYPARTRRLHVGLPDPSGRELAEWRRVRDAAGRMSAALARALAAGRWPEEAELRRAAGVE, from the coding sequence CTGCGCCTGCTCGTGCTCTGCACCCACAACTCCGCCCGCAGCCAGATGATGGAGGGCTGGTTGCGGCGCCACTTGGCCGAGGCGGGGGTGGCGGCCGAGGTCTGGTCGGCGGGCACCGAGCGCACCCGGGTCAAGCCCGAGGCGGTGCGGGTGATGGCCGAGGTGGGCGTGGACCTCACGGGCCACCGCTCCAAGGCGCTGGACGAGCTGCCCGACCCCTGGGACTTCGACCTGGTGCTCACCGTCTGCGACGCTGCCGCGGAGGCCTGCCCCGCCTACCCGGCGCGCACGCGGCGGCTGCACGTGGGCCTGCCCGACCCGTCGGGCCGGGAGCTGGCCGAGTGGCGGCGGGTGCGCGACGCCGCGGGGCGGATGAGCGCAGCGCTGGCGCGGGCGCTGGCGGCGGGGCGCTGGCCCGAAGAGGCCGAGCTGCGGCGCGCGGCGGGCGTAGAATAG
- a CDS encoding ABC transporter permease: MEDWIWTTLVRALAFGTPILLAGLGEIYAERSGVVNLGVEGMMAVGALAAFAVAQSSGNPYLGLLAAVLVGAFIALPFAVASITLRANQYVAGLALTMLGLGLSGLLGKPYEGAPLAHPLPEAGFVAAALALAVGLWFFLRHTFGGLVLRSAGENPETVDAMGINVYAVRYGAVVFGGAMAGLAGAFLSLAYRPSWADGITSGLGWIAVALAIFAAWHPLKAVGAALLFGALYHLSYRLQAVVSPEFLKAMPYLFVVVVLSLSALRRGPSGAPEALGIPYVRGERR, encoded by the coding sequence ATGGAGGACTGGATCTGGACCACGCTGGTGCGGGCGCTCGCCTTCGGGACGCCGATCCTGCTCGCGGGTCTGGGCGAGATCTACGCCGAGCGCAGCGGGGTCGTCAACCTGGGGGTCGAGGGAATGATGGCCGTGGGGGCGCTGGCCGCCTTCGCGGTCGCGCAGTCGAGCGGCAACCCCTACCTGGGGCTGCTCGCGGCGGTGCTGGTGGGGGCGTTCATCGCGCTGCCCTTCGCCGTCGCCTCGATCACGCTGCGCGCCAACCAGTACGTGGCGGGCCTGGCGCTCACCATGCTGGGCCTTGGGCTCTCGGGGCTGCTGGGCAAGCCCTACGAGGGCGCGCCGCTGGCCCACCCCCTCCCCGAGGCCGGCTTCGTCGCGGCGGCGCTGGCGCTGGCCGTGGGGCTGTGGTTCTTCCTGCGCCACACCTTCGGCGGCCTGGTCCTGCGCAGCGCCGGCGAGAACCCCGAGACCGTGGACGCGATGGGGATCAACGTCTACGCGGTGCGCTACGGCGCGGTCGTCTTCGGCGGGGCGATGGCGGGCCTCGCCGGGGCCTTTCTTTCGCTGGCCTACCGGCCCAGCTGGGCCGACGGCATCACCTCGGGGCTGGGCTGGATCGCGGTGGCGCTCGCGATCTTCGCGGCCTGGCACCCGCTCAAGGCGGTGGGCGCGGCGCTCTTGTTCGGCGCGCTCTACCACCTCTCCTACCGCTTGCAGGCGGTGGTGTCGCCCGAGTTCCTCAAGGCAATGCCCTACCTGTTCGTGGTGGTGGTCCTGTCCCTGAGCGCCCTCAGGCGGGGTCCGTCGGGGGCCCCCGAGGCGCTGGGAATCCCCTACGTACGTGGGGAACGAAGGTAG
- a CDS encoding ABC transporter permease, with protein sequence MRRVGPFLIEKDLVAPPGRVLAVSTAALVLAFLAAGLVFWAYGVSPWVAYRTIFTETLLSPSGFAEGVRRAIPLLLAGVGLVLAFRGQFWNIGAEGQLLLGAVAAAGVALFVPLPDALKLPAMFLAGFAAGGLWAAVPALLKLRLGVNDVLTTLMLNYVAVYLVEWLIHGPWRGLTAFGFAYTDRFPEAAMLPLLPGTYVHWPTLLLALLLAVAAWFVLARTVWGYPVRVTGDNPEAARYARMPVFWVIFGVALASGGLAGLAGVGEVAGVHGRLLGAYQISLGYGYTAIIVAWLARGNPLGAVLTALFMGLVFASGDAMKIALQMPFRVTDVFNGLILFFLISTERLLYYRVRWAPARKER encoded by the coding sequence GTGAGGCGGGTCGGCCCCTTCCTGATCGAGAAGGACCTCGTCGCCCCGCCGGGGCGGGTGCTCGCCGTCTCCACGGCGGCGCTGGTGCTCGCCTTCCTGGCCGCGGGGCTGGTCTTCTGGGCCTACGGGGTAAGCCCCTGGGTGGCCTACCGCACGATCTTCACCGAGACCCTGCTGAGCCCCAGCGGTTTCGCCGAAGGGGTGCGCCGGGCGATTCCGCTGCTGCTCGCGGGCGTGGGGCTGGTCCTTGCCTTCCGCGGCCAGTTCTGGAACATTGGCGCCGAGGGGCAGCTCCTGCTCGGCGCGGTGGCCGCCGCCGGGGTGGCCCTCTTCGTGCCGCTGCCCGACGCGCTCAAGCTGCCGGCGATGTTCCTGGCGGGCTTCGCCGCGGGCGGGCTCTGGGCGGCGGTGCCGGCGCTGCTCAAGCTGCGCCTGGGCGTGAACGACGTGCTCACCACCCTGATGCTCAACTACGTCGCGGTCTACCTGGTGGAGTGGTTGATCCACGGACCCTGGCGCGGACTCACCGCCTTCGGTTTCGCCTACACCGACCGCTTCCCGGAGGCGGCGATGCTGCCGCTCCTCCCCGGCACCTACGTGCACTGGCCCACGCTGCTGCTGGCGCTGCTGCTCGCGGTGGCGGCTTGGTTCGTGCTCGCGCGCACCGTGTGGGGCTACCCCGTGCGGGTCACCGGCGACAACCCCGAGGCCGCCCGCTACGCCCGCATGCCCGTCTTCTGGGTCATCTTCGGGGTGGCCCTCGCCTCCGGGGGGCTCGCGGGCCTGGCCGGCGTGGGCGAGGTGGCGGGGGTGCACGGCCGCCTGCTGGGGGCCTACCAGATCTCGCTGGGCTACGGCTACACCGCGATCATCGTCGCCTGGCTGGCGCGGGGGAACCCCCTGGGCGCGGTGCTCACCGCACTCTTCATGGGCCTCGTCTTCGCCAGCGGCGACGCGATGAAGATCGCGCTGCAGATGCCCTTCCGGGTTACCGACGTCTTCAACGGGCTGATCCTCTTCTTCCTGATCTCGACCGAACGCCTGCTCTACTACCGGGTGCGCTGGGCCCCGGCGCGAAAGGAGCGTTGA
- a CDS encoding BMP family ABC transporter substrate-binding protein yields the protein MRKGFLALLVVLLGAFGFAQGDKLKACWIYVGPVGDYGWSHAHDQGRIAAEKALPWLETQYVESVPEAQAEAYIDRLVKQGCEVIFATSFGYMDSVLAAAKKHPDVIFAHATGFKRAPNVATYMADFYQLYYLNGLMAGALTKSGKVGYVGAFPIPELKRHISAFALGVRAVNPDAEVLVRWIYEWYNPAAAKEATEALIAEGADVFAFTEDTPTVIQVAAKKGLPSFSHYSPMKRFAPDQVVSGQLVHWEKIYIDFLAKVYAGVYTSKNLQDVDYWWLLPQGAVELGGEYGEPVNPKFAGALKAKKVDHPVFGEISVYDLVMKELALMSDVELAFDPFQGPIEDRQGKLRVPAGLRLTKHELETMEWAAPGIKGPWPNEPK from the coding sequence ATGCGGAAAGGGTTCTTGGCGTTGTTGGTGGTGCTCCTGGGCGCGTTCGGCTTTGCCCAGGGGGACAAGCTCAAGGCGTGCTGGATCTACGTGGGGCCGGTGGGCGACTACGGCTGGAGCCACGCCCACGACCAGGGGCGGATCGCGGCGGAGAAGGCGCTCCCCTGGCTGGAGACGCAGTACGTGGAAAGCGTGCCCGAGGCGCAGGCGGAGGCCTACATCGACCGGCTCGTGAAGCAGGGTTGCGAGGTGATCTTCGCCACCAGCTTCGGTTACATGGACAGCGTCCTGGCCGCGGCCAAAAAGCATCCGGACGTGATCTTCGCGCACGCCACCGGGTTCAAGCGCGCCCCCAACGTGGCCACCTACATGGCCGACTTCTACCAGCTCTACTACCTCAACGGCCTGATGGCCGGGGCGCTGACCAAGTCGGGCAAGGTCGGTTACGTGGGCGCCTTCCCCATCCCCGAGCTGAAGCGCCACATCAGCGCCTTCGCGCTGGGGGTGCGCGCCGTCAACCCCGACGCCGAGGTGCTGGTGCGCTGGATCTACGAGTGGTACAACCCCGCCGCCGCCAAGGAGGCGACCGAGGCGCTGATCGCCGAGGGGGCCGACGTCTTCGCCTTTACCGAGGACACCCCCACGGTGATCCAGGTGGCGGCCAAGAAGGGCCTGCCCAGCTTCAGCCACTACTCGCCGATGAAGCGCTTCGCGCCGGATCAGGTGGTGAGCGGGCAGCTGGTGCACTGGGAGAAGATCTACATCGACTTCCTGGCCAAGGTCTACGCCGGCGTCTATACCAGTAAAAACCTGCAGGACGTGGACTACTGGTGGCTCCTGCCCCAGGGCGCGGTGGAGCTGGGCGGCGAGTACGGCGAGCCGGTGAACCCCAAGTTCGCGGGCGCGCTCAAGGCCAAGAAGGTGGACCACCCCGTCTTCGGCGAGATCAGCGTCTACGACCTGGTGATGAAGGAGCTGGCGCTGATGAGCGACGTGGAGCTGGCCTTCGACCCCTTCCAGGGGCCGATCGAGGACCGCCAGGGCAAGCTGCGCGTGCCCGCGGGGCTGCGGCTCACCAAGCACGAGCTCGAGACCATGGAGTGGGCGGCGCCGGGGATCAAGGGCCCCTGGCCCAACGAACCGAAGTAG